From Diceros bicornis minor isolate mBicDic1 chromosome 16, mDicBic1.mat.cur, whole genome shotgun sequence, one genomic window encodes:
- the MBD1 gene encoding methyl-CpG-binding domain protein 1 isoform X17, whose protein sequence is MAEDWLDCPALGPGWKRREVFRKSGATCGRSDTYYQSPTGDRIRSKVELTRYLGPACDLTLFDFKQGVLCYPTPKAHSLAVPSKKQKKPSRPAKARKRQVGPQRSEVRKEAPGDETKADTDTAPASLPAPECCENCGISFSGDGIRRQRLKTLCKDCRAQRIAFNREQRMFKRVGCGECAACQVTEDCGACSTCLLQLPQDVASGLFCKCERRRCLRIVERSRGCGVCRGCQTREDCGRCRVCLRPPRPGLRRQWKCIQRRCLRHLAHRLRCHHQRCQRRPPLAVAPPAGKHGRRRGGCDSKMAAKRRPQTQPLPPPPPSQPQESPELHPRALVPSPPAEFIYYCVDEDELQPYTNRRQNRKCGACAACLRRMDCGHCDFCCDKPKFGGSNQKRQKCRWRQCLQFAMKRLLPSVRAGSEDGAGLPPPYPRRKRPSSTRRPRLKPPLATPTARPDRAKTPMKQEAGSGFVLPPPGTDLVFLREGASSPVQVPGPAPASREAVLQEAQCPGLSWVVALPQVKQEKADAQEDWTPGTAVLTSPVLLPGCPSKAVDPGLPSVKQEPPDPEEDKGKESKDDSASDSAPEEEAGGAGTPVITEIFSLGGTRLRDTAVWLPRCAPHSERLRKLLAVNENEYFTELQLKEEAL, encoded by the exons ATGGCTGAAGACTGGCTGGACTGCCCAGCCCTGGGCCCCGGCTGGAAGCGCCGTGAGGTCTTTCGCAAGTCAGGTGCCACCTGTGGACGCTCAGACACCTATTACCAGAG ccctacAGGAGACAGGATCCGAAGCAAAGTTGAGCTGACCCGATACCTGGGTCCTGCGTGTGACCTCACCCTCTTCGACTTCAAACAAGGCGTCCTGTGCTATCCAACTCCCAAG GCCCATTCCTTGGCTGTCCCCAGCAAGAAGCAGAAGAAGCCTTCAAGGCCAGCCAAGGCTCGGAAACGTCAGGTTGGACCTCAGAGGAGTGAGGTCAGGAAGGAGGCCCCAGGGGATGAGACCAAGGCTGACACTGACACAGCTCCAGCTTCGCTCCCTGCACCCGA GTGCTGTGAGAACTGTGGAATTAGCTTCTCAGGGGATGGTATCCGAAGGCAGCGGCTCAAGACGTTGTGCAAGGACTGCCGAG cgcAGAGAATTGCCTTCAACCGGGAGCAGAGGATGTTTAAG CGAGTGGGCTGTGGGGAGTGTGCAGCCTGCCAGGTAACCGAGGACTGCGGGGCCTGCTCCACCTGCCTTCTGCAGCTGCCCCAAGACGTGGCCTCGGGGCTGTTCTGCAAGTGTGAGCGGAGACGGTGCCTCCGAATTGTGGAAAGG AGCCGAGGATGTGGAGTGTGCCGGGGCTGTCAAACTCGAGAGGACTGTGGCCGTTGCCGAGTTTGCCTTCGCCCTCCCCGCCCTGGTCTCAGGCGCCAGTGGAAGTGCATCCAGCGGCGCTGCCTACGG CACCTTGCCCATCGCCTCCGTTGCCACCATCAGCGATGTCAACGACGCCCTCCCCTAGCTGTGGCTCCCCCTGCT GGTAAACATGGCCGCCGCAGGGGAGGCTGCGACTCCAAGATGGCTGCCAAGCGGCGTCCCCAAACCCAGCCACTGCCTCCACCTCCCCCATCTCAGCCTCAAGAATCCCCAGAGCTG CACCCCAGAGCCCTGGTCCCCTCGCCACCTGCCGAGTTCATCTATTACTGTGTAGACGAGGACGAGCTA CAGCCTTACACGAATCGCCGGCAAAACCGCAAGTGTGGGGCCTGTGCAGCCTGCCTGCGGCGGATGGACTGTGGCCACTGTGACTTCTGCTGTGACAAGCCCAAATTTGGGGGCAGCAATCAGAAGCGCCAAAAGTGTCGTTGGCGCCAGTGCCTGCAGTTTGCCATG AAGCGGCTGCTGCCAAGTGTCCGGGCAGGGTCTGAGGATGGGGCAGGGTTGCCTCCACCTTACCCTCGTCGAAAGAGGCCTAGCTCTACACGACGGCCCCGTCTGAAGCCCCCCTTGGCCACGCCGACAGCCCGACCAGACCGTGCCAAGACTCCAATGAAGCAGGAAGCAGGCAGTGGCTTTGTACTGCCCCCACCTGGCACCGACCTTGTGTTCTTACGGGAGGGTGCAAGCAGTCCTGTGCAGGTGCCTGGCCCTGCCCCAGCTTCCAGAGAAGCCGTATTGCAG GAGGCCCAGTGCCCTGGCCTGAGTTGGGTTGTGGCCTTACCCCAGGTGAAGCAAGAGAAGGCGGATGCCCAGGAAGACTGGACACCGGGCACAGCCGTCCTGACTTCTCCTGTATTGCTGCCTGGCTGCCCCAGCAAG GCAGTAGACCCAGGCCTGCCATCTGTGAAGCAAGAGCCACCCGACCCTGAGGAGGACAAGGGAAAGGAGAGCAAGGATGACTCCGCCTCTGACTCAGccccagaggaggaggcaggaggggctggCACACCCGTG ATCACGGAGATTTTCAGCCTGGGTGGAACCCGCCTTCGGGACACAGCAGTCTGGTTGCCAAGGTGTGCCCCGCACAGTGagag gctACGTAAACTCTTAGCAGTAAATGAAAATGAGTATTTTACCGAACTGCAATTGAAAGAAGAAGCATTatag
- the MBD1 gene encoding methyl-CpG-binding domain protein 1 isoform X19, translating to MAEDWLDCPALGPGWKRREVFRKSGATCGRSDTYYQSPTGDRIRSKVELTRYLGPACDLTLFDFKQGVLCYPTPKAHSLAVPSKKQKKPSRPAKARKRQVGPQRSEVRKEAPGDETKADTDTAPASLPAPECCENCGISFSGDGIRRQRLKTLCKDCRAQRIAFNREQRMFKRVGCGECAACQVTEDCGACSTCLLQLPQDVASGLFCKCERRRCLRIVERSRGCGVCRGCQTREDCGRCRVCLRPPRPGLRRQWKCIQRRCLRGKHGRRRGGCDSKMAAKRRPQTQPLPPPPPSQPQESPELHPRALVPSPPAEFIYYCVDEDELQPYTNRRQNRKCGACAACLRRMDCGHCDFCCDKPKFGGSNQKRQKCRWRQCLQFAMKRLLPSVRAGSEDGAGLPPPYPRRKRPSSTRRPRLKPPLATPTARPDRAKTPMKQEAGSGFVLPPPGTDLVFLREGASSPVQVPGPAPASREAVLQVKQEKADAQEDWTPGTAVLTSPVLLPGCPSKAVDPGLPSVKQEPPDPEEDKGKESKDDSASDSAPEEEAGGAGTPVITEIFSLGGTRLRDTAVWLPRCAPHSESLQGRQSGREDGHKVWETKDILAPTSTSWNPRGWPGTHVSLSPPPTSMMWVSCRRSWCPSSQS from the exons ATGGCTGAAGACTGGCTGGACTGCCCAGCCCTGGGCCCCGGCTGGAAGCGCCGTGAGGTCTTTCGCAAGTCAGGTGCCACCTGTGGACGCTCAGACACCTATTACCAGAG ccctacAGGAGACAGGATCCGAAGCAAAGTTGAGCTGACCCGATACCTGGGTCCTGCGTGTGACCTCACCCTCTTCGACTTCAAACAAGGCGTCCTGTGCTATCCAACTCCCAAG GCCCATTCCTTGGCTGTCCCCAGCAAGAAGCAGAAGAAGCCTTCAAGGCCAGCCAAGGCTCGGAAACGTCAGGTTGGACCTCAGAGGAGTGAGGTCAGGAAGGAGGCCCCAGGGGATGAGACCAAGGCTGACACTGACACAGCTCCAGCTTCGCTCCCTGCACCCGA GTGCTGTGAGAACTGTGGAATTAGCTTCTCAGGGGATGGTATCCGAAGGCAGCGGCTCAAGACGTTGTGCAAGGACTGCCGAG cgcAGAGAATTGCCTTCAACCGGGAGCAGAGGATGTTTAAG CGAGTGGGCTGTGGGGAGTGTGCAGCCTGCCAGGTAACCGAGGACTGCGGGGCCTGCTCCACCTGCCTTCTGCAGCTGCCCCAAGACGTGGCCTCGGGGCTGTTCTGCAAGTGTGAGCGGAGACGGTGCCTCCGAATTGTGGAAAGG AGCCGAGGATGTGGAGTGTGCCGGGGCTGTCAAACTCGAGAGGACTGTGGCCGTTGCCGAGTTTGCCTTCGCCCTCCCCGCCCTGGTCTCAGGCGCCAGTGGAAGTGCATCCAGCGGCGCTGCCTACGG GGTAAACATGGCCGCCGCAGGGGAGGCTGCGACTCCAAGATGGCTGCCAAGCGGCGTCCCCAAACCCAGCCACTGCCTCCACCTCCCCCATCTCAGCCTCAAGAATCCCCAGAGCTG CACCCCAGAGCCCTGGTCCCCTCGCCACCTGCCGAGTTCATCTATTACTGTGTAGACGAGGACGAGCTA CAGCCTTACACGAATCGCCGGCAAAACCGCAAGTGTGGGGCCTGTGCAGCCTGCCTGCGGCGGATGGACTGTGGCCACTGTGACTTCTGCTGTGACAAGCCCAAATTTGGGGGCAGCAATCAGAAGCGCCAAAAGTGTCGTTGGCGCCAGTGCCTGCAGTTTGCCATG AAGCGGCTGCTGCCAAGTGTCCGGGCAGGGTCTGAGGATGGGGCAGGGTTGCCTCCACCTTACCCTCGTCGAAAGAGGCCTAGCTCTACACGACGGCCCCGTCTGAAGCCCCCCTTGGCCACGCCGACAGCCCGACCAGACCGTGCCAAGACTCCAATGAAGCAGGAAGCAGGCAGTGGCTTTGTACTGCCCCCACCTGGCACCGACCTTGTGTTCTTACGGGAGGGTGCAAGCAGTCCTGTGCAGGTGCCTGGCCCTGCCCCAGCTTCCAGAGAAGCCGTATTGCAG GTGAAGCAAGAGAAGGCGGATGCCCAGGAAGACTGGACACCGGGCACAGCCGTCCTGACTTCTCCTGTATTGCTGCCTGGCTGCCCCAGCAAG GCAGTAGACCCAGGCCTGCCATCTGTGAAGCAAGAGCCACCCGACCCTGAGGAGGACAAGGGAAAGGAGAGCAAGGATGACTCCGCCTCTGACTCAGccccagaggaggaggcaggaggggctggCACACCCGTG ATCACGGAGATTTTCAGCCTGGGTGGAACCCGCCTTCGGGACACAGCAGTCTGGTTGCCAAGGTGTGCCCCGCACAGTGagag TCTGCAGGGCAGGCAATCGGGAAGGGAAGATGGACATAAAGTGTGGGAGACCAAGGACATATTGGCGCCCACGAGCACGAGCTGGAACCCACGAGGATGGCCTGGAACCCATGTCAGTCTCTCACCACCTCCAACTTCGATGATGTGGGTGTCCTGCAGAAGAAGCTGGTGCCCTTCATCACAGAGTTAA
- the MBD1 gene encoding methyl-CpG-binding domain protein 1 isoform X21 — MAEDWLDCPALGPGWKRREVFRKSGATCGRSDTYYQSPTGDRIRSKVELTRYLGPACDLTLFDFKQGVLCYPTPKAHSLAVPSKKQKKPSRPAKARKRQVGPQRSEVRKEAPGDETKADTDTAPASLPAPECCENCGISFSGDGIRRQRLKTLCKDCRAQRIAFNREQRMFKRVGCGECAACQVTEDCGACSTCLLQLPQDVASGLFCKCERRRCLRIVERSRGCGVCRGCQTREDCGRCRVCLRPPRPGLRRQWKCIQRRCLRHLAHRLRCHHQRCQRRPPLAVAPPAGKHGRRRGGCDSKMAAKRRPQTQPLPPPPPSQPQESPELHPRALVPSPPAEFIYYCVDEDELQPYTNRRQNRKCGACAACLRRMDCGHCDFCCDKPKFGGSNQKRQKCRWRQCLQFAMKRLLPSVRAGSEDGAGLPPPYPRRKRPSSTRRPRLKPPLATPTARPDRAKTPMKQEAGSGFVLPPPGTDLVFLREGASSPVQVPGPAPASREAVLQEAQCPGLSWVVALPQVKQEKADAQEDWTPGTAVLTSPVLLPGCPSKAVDPGLPSVKQEPPDPEEDKGKESKDDSASDSAPEEEAGGAGTPVITEIFSLGGTRLRDTAVWLPRLRKLLAVNENEYFTELQLKEEAL, encoded by the exons ATGGCTGAAGACTGGCTGGACTGCCCAGCCCTGGGCCCCGGCTGGAAGCGCCGTGAGGTCTTTCGCAAGTCAGGTGCCACCTGTGGACGCTCAGACACCTATTACCAGAG ccctacAGGAGACAGGATCCGAAGCAAAGTTGAGCTGACCCGATACCTGGGTCCTGCGTGTGACCTCACCCTCTTCGACTTCAAACAAGGCGTCCTGTGCTATCCAACTCCCAAG GCCCATTCCTTGGCTGTCCCCAGCAAGAAGCAGAAGAAGCCTTCAAGGCCAGCCAAGGCTCGGAAACGTCAGGTTGGACCTCAGAGGAGTGAGGTCAGGAAGGAGGCCCCAGGGGATGAGACCAAGGCTGACACTGACACAGCTCCAGCTTCGCTCCCTGCACCCGA GTGCTGTGAGAACTGTGGAATTAGCTTCTCAGGGGATGGTATCCGAAGGCAGCGGCTCAAGACGTTGTGCAAGGACTGCCGAG cgcAGAGAATTGCCTTCAACCGGGAGCAGAGGATGTTTAAG CGAGTGGGCTGTGGGGAGTGTGCAGCCTGCCAGGTAACCGAGGACTGCGGGGCCTGCTCCACCTGCCTTCTGCAGCTGCCCCAAGACGTGGCCTCGGGGCTGTTCTGCAAGTGTGAGCGGAGACGGTGCCTCCGAATTGTGGAAAGG AGCCGAGGATGTGGAGTGTGCCGGGGCTGTCAAACTCGAGAGGACTGTGGCCGTTGCCGAGTTTGCCTTCGCCCTCCCCGCCCTGGTCTCAGGCGCCAGTGGAAGTGCATCCAGCGGCGCTGCCTACGG CACCTTGCCCATCGCCTCCGTTGCCACCATCAGCGATGTCAACGACGCCCTCCCCTAGCTGTGGCTCCCCCTGCT GGTAAACATGGCCGCCGCAGGGGAGGCTGCGACTCCAAGATGGCTGCCAAGCGGCGTCCCCAAACCCAGCCACTGCCTCCACCTCCCCCATCTCAGCCTCAAGAATCCCCAGAGCTG CACCCCAGAGCCCTGGTCCCCTCGCCACCTGCCGAGTTCATCTATTACTGTGTAGACGAGGACGAGCTA CAGCCTTACACGAATCGCCGGCAAAACCGCAAGTGTGGGGCCTGTGCAGCCTGCCTGCGGCGGATGGACTGTGGCCACTGTGACTTCTGCTGTGACAAGCCCAAATTTGGGGGCAGCAATCAGAAGCGCCAAAAGTGTCGTTGGCGCCAGTGCCTGCAGTTTGCCATG AAGCGGCTGCTGCCAAGTGTCCGGGCAGGGTCTGAGGATGGGGCAGGGTTGCCTCCACCTTACCCTCGTCGAAAGAGGCCTAGCTCTACACGACGGCCCCGTCTGAAGCCCCCCTTGGCCACGCCGACAGCCCGACCAGACCGTGCCAAGACTCCAATGAAGCAGGAAGCAGGCAGTGGCTTTGTACTGCCCCCACCTGGCACCGACCTTGTGTTCTTACGGGAGGGTGCAAGCAGTCCTGTGCAGGTGCCTGGCCCTGCCCCAGCTTCCAGAGAAGCCGTATTGCAG GAGGCCCAGTGCCCTGGCCTGAGTTGGGTTGTGGCCTTACCCCAGGTGAAGCAAGAGAAGGCGGATGCCCAGGAAGACTGGACACCGGGCACAGCCGTCCTGACTTCTCCTGTATTGCTGCCTGGCTGCCCCAGCAAG GCAGTAGACCCAGGCCTGCCATCTGTGAAGCAAGAGCCACCCGACCCTGAGGAGGACAAGGGAAAGGAGAGCAAGGATGACTCCGCCTCTGACTCAGccccagaggaggaggcaggaggggctggCACACCCGTG ATCACGGAGATTTTCAGCCTGGGTGGAACCCGCCTTCGGGACACAGCAGTCTGGTTGCCAAG gctACGTAAACTCTTAGCAGTAAATGAAAATGAGTATTTTACCGAACTGCAATTGAAAGAAGAAGCATTatag
- the MBD1 gene encoding methyl-CpG-binding domain protein 1 isoform X46 encodes MAEDWLDCPALGPGWKRREVFRKSGATCGRSDTYYQSPTGDRIRSKVELTRYLGPACDLTLFDFKQGVLCYPTPKAHSLAVPSKKQKKPSRPAKARKRQVGPQRSEVRKEAPGDETKADTDTAPASLPAPECCENCGISFSGDGIRRQRLKTLCKDCRAQRIAFNREQRMFKRVGCGECAACQVTEDCGACSTCLLQLPQDVASGLFCKCERRRCLRIVERSRGCGVCRGCQTREDCGRCRVCLRPPRPGLRRQWKCIQRRCLRHLAHRLRCHHQRCQRRPPLAVAPPAGKHGRRRGGCDSKMAAKRRPQTQPLPPPPPSQPQESPELHPRALVPSPPAEFIYYCVDEDELQPYTNRRQNRKCGACAACLRRMDCGHCDFCCDKPKFGGSNQKRQKCRWRQCLQFAMKRLLPSVRAGSEDGAGLPPPYPRRKRPSSTRRPRLKPPLATPTARPDRAKTPMKQEAGSGFVLPPPGTDLVFLREGASSPVQVPGPAPASREAVLQEAQCPGLSWVVALPQVKQEKADAQEDWTPGTAVLTSPVLLPGCPSKAVDPGLPSVKQEPPDPEEDKGKESKDDSASDSAPEEEAGGAGTPVITEIFSLGGTRLRDTAVWLPRCAPHSESFDDVGVLQKKLVPFITELNMRLARELEKLKEDSGEGGAAAGLAAGLPAAPHQRGEPADI; translated from the exons ATGGCTGAAGACTGGCTGGACTGCCCAGCCCTGGGCCCCGGCTGGAAGCGCCGTGAGGTCTTTCGCAAGTCAGGTGCCACCTGTGGACGCTCAGACACCTATTACCAGAG ccctacAGGAGACAGGATCCGAAGCAAAGTTGAGCTGACCCGATACCTGGGTCCTGCGTGTGACCTCACCCTCTTCGACTTCAAACAAGGCGTCCTGTGCTATCCAACTCCCAAG GCCCATTCCTTGGCTGTCCCCAGCAAGAAGCAGAAGAAGCCTTCAAGGCCAGCCAAGGCTCGGAAACGTCAGGTTGGACCTCAGAGGAGTGAGGTCAGGAAGGAGGCCCCAGGGGATGAGACCAAGGCTGACACTGACACAGCTCCAGCTTCGCTCCCTGCACCCGA GTGCTGTGAGAACTGTGGAATTAGCTTCTCAGGGGATGGTATCCGAAGGCAGCGGCTCAAGACGTTGTGCAAGGACTGCCGAG cgcAGAGAATTGCCTTCAACCGGGAGCAGAGGATGTTTAAG CGAGTGGGCTGTGGGGAGTGTGCAGCCTGCCAGGTAACCGAGGACTGCGGGGCCTGCTCCACCTGCCTTCTGCAGCTGCCCCAAGACGTGGCCTCGGGGCTGTTCTGCAAGTGTGAGCGGAGACGGTGCCTCCGAATTGTGGAAAGG AGCCGAGGATGTGGAGTGTGCCGGGGCTGTCAAACTCGAGAGGACTGTGGCCGTTGCCGAGTTTGCCTTCGCCCTCCCCGCCCTGGTCTCAGGCGCCAGTGGAAGTGCATCCAGCGGCGCTGCCTACGG CACCTTGCCCATCGCCTCCGTTGCCACCATCAGCGATGTCAACGACGCCCTCCCCTAGCTGTGGCTCCCCCTGCT GGTAAACATGGCCGCCGCAGGGGAGGCTGCGACTCCAAGATGGCTGCCAAGCGGCGTCCCCAAACCCAGCCACTGCCTCCACCTCCCCCATCTCAGCCTCAAGAATCCCCAGAGCTG CACCCCAGAGCCCTGGTCCCCTCGCCACCTGCCGAGTTCATCTATTACTGTGTAGACGAGGACGAGCTA CAGCCTTACACGAATCGCCGGCAAAACCGCAAGTGTGGGGCCTGTGCAGCCTGCCTGCGGCGGATGGACTGTGGCCACTGTGACTTCTGCTGTGACAAGCCCAAATTTGGGGGCAGCAATCAGAAGCGCCAAAAGTGTCGTTGGCGCCAGTGCCTGCAGTTTGCCATG AAGCGGCTGCTGCCAAGTGTCCGGGCAGGGTCTGAGGATGGGGCAGGGTTGCCTCCACCTTACCCTCGTCGAAAGAGGCCTAGCTCTACACGACGGCCCCGTCTGAAGCCCCCCTTGGCCACGCCGACAGCCCGACCAGACCGTGCCAAGACTCCAATGAAGCAGGAAGCAGGCAGTGGCTTTGTACTGCCCCCACCTGGCACCGACCTTGTGTTCTTACGGGAGGGTGCAAGCAGTCCTGTGCAGGTGCCTGGCCCTGCCCCAGCTTCCAGAGAAGCCGTATTGCAG GAGGCCCAGTGCCCTGGCCTGAGTTGGGTTGTGGCCTTACCCCAGGTGAAGCAAGAGAAGGCGGATGCCCAGGAAGACTGGACACCGGGCACAGCCGTCCTGACTTCTCCTGTATTGCTGCCTGGCTGCCCCAGCAAG GCAGTAGACCCAGGCCTGCCATCTGTGAAGCAAGAGCCACCCGACCCTGAGGAGGACAAGGGAAAGGAGAGCAAGGATGACTCCGCCTCTGACTCAGccccagaggaggaggcaggaggggctggCACACCCGTG ATCACGGAGATTTTCAGCCTGGGTGGAACCCGCCTTCGGGACACAGCAGTCTGGTTGCCAAGGTGTGCCCCGCACAGTGagag CTTCGATGATGTGGGTGTCCTGCAGAAGAAGCTGGTGCCCTTCATCACAGAGTTAAATATGCGTCTGGCCCGGGAATTAGAGAAGCTGAAGGAAGATTCCGGGGAAGGTGGAGCAGCTGCAGGCCTGGCTGCAGGCCTGCCTGCTGCCCCACACCAACGAGGTGAGCCAGCAGATATATGA
- the MBD1 gene encoding methyl-CpG-binding domain protein 1 isoform X30, translated as MAEDWLDCPALGPGWKRREVFRKSGATCGRSDTYYQSPTGDRIRSKVELTRYLGPACDLTLFDFKQGVLCYPTPKAHSLAVPSKKQKKPSRPAKARKRQVGPQRSEVRKEAPGDETKADTDTAPASLPAPECCENCGISFSGDGIRRQRLKTLCKDCRAQRIAFNREQRMFKLPQDVASGLFCKCERRRCLRIVERSRGCGVCRGCQTREDCGRCRVCLRPPRPGLRRQWKCIQRRCLRGKHGRRRGGCDSKMAAKRRPQTQPLPPPPPSQPQESPELHPRALVPSPPAEFIYYCVDEDELQPYTNRRQNRKCGACAACLRRMDCGHCDFCCDKPKFGGSNQKRQKCRWRQCLQFAMKRLLPSVRAGSEDGAGLPPPYPRRKRPSSTRRPRLKPPLATPTARPDRAKTPMKQEAGSGFVLPPPGTDLVFLREGASSPVQVPGPAPASREAVLQEAQCPGLSWVVALPQVKQEKADAQEDWTPGTAVLTSPVLLPGCPSKAVDPGLPSVKQEPPDPEEDKGKESKDDSASDSAPEEEAGGAGTPVITEIFSLGGTRLRDTAVWLPSLQGRQSGREDGHKVWETKDILAPTSTSWNPRGWPGTHVSLSPPPTSMMWVSCRRSWCPSSQS; from the exons ATGGCTGAAGACTGGCTGGACTGCCCAGCCCTGGGCCCCGGCTGGAAGCGCCGTGAGGTCTTTCGCAAGTCAGGTGCCACCTGTGGACGCTCAGACACCTATTACCAGAG ccctacAGGAGACAGGATCCGAAGCAAAGTTGAGCTGACCCGATACCTGGGTCCTGCGTGTGACCTCACCCTCTTCGACTTCAAACAAGGCGTCCTGTGCTATCCAACTCCCAAG GCCCATTCCTTGGCTGTCCCCAGCAAGAAGCAGAAGAAGCCTTCAAGGCCAGCCAAGGCTCGGAAACGTCAGGTTGGACCTCAGAGGAGTGAGGTCAGGAAGGAGGCCCCAGGGGATGAGACCAAGGCTGACACTGACACAGCTCCAGCTTCGCTCCCTGCACCCGA GTGCTGTGAGAACTGTGGAATTAGCTTCTCAGGGGATGGTATCCGAAGGCAGCGGCTCAAGACGTTGTGCAAGGACTGCCGAG cgcAGAGAATTGCCTTCAACCGGGAGCAGAGGATGTTTAAG CTGCCCCAAGACGTGGCCTCGGGGCTGTTCTGCAAGTGTGAGCGGAGACGGTGCCTCCGAATTGTGGAAAGG AGCCGAGGATGTGGAGTGTGCCGGGGCTGTCAAACTCGAGAGGACTGTGGCCGTTGCCGAGTTTGCCTTCGCCCTCCCCGCCCTGGTCTCAGGCGCCAGTGGAAGTGCATCCAGCGGCGCTGCCTACGG GGTAAACATGGCCGCCGCAGGGGAGGCTGCGACTCCAAGATGGCTGCCAAGCGGCGTCCCCAAACCCAGCCACTGCCTCCACCTCCCCCATCTCAGCCTCAAGAATCCCCAGAGCTG CACCCCAGAGCCCTGGTCCCCTCGCCACCTGCCGAGTTCATCTATTACTGTGTAGACGAGGACGAGCTA CAGCCTTACACGAATCGCCGGCAAAACCGCAAGTGTGGGGCCTGTGCAGCCTGCCTGCGGCGGATGGACTGTGGCCACTGTGACTTCTGCTGTGACAAGCCCAAATTTGGGGGCAGCAATCAGAAGCGCCAAAAGTGTCGTTGGCGCCAGTGCCTGCAGTTTGCCATG AAGCGGCTGCTGCCAAGTGTCCGGGCAGGGTCTGAGGATGGGGCAGGGTTGCCTCCACCTTACCCTCGTCGAAAGAGGCCTAGCTCTACACGACGGCCCCGTCTGAAGCCCCCCTTGGCCACGCCGACAGCCCGACCAGACCGTGCCAAGACTCCAATGAAGCAGGAAGCAGGCAGTGGCTTTGTACTGCCCCCACCTGGCACCGACCTTGTGTTCTTACGGGAGGGTGCAAGCAGTCCTGTGCAGGTGCCTGGCCCTGCCCCAGCTTCCAGAGAAGCCGTATTGCAG GAGGCCCAGTGCCCTGGCCTGAGTTGGGTTGTGGCCTTACCCCAGGTGAAGCAAGAGAAGGCGGATGCCCAGGAAGACTGGACACCGGGCACAGCCGTCCTGACTTCTCCTGTATTGCTGCCTGGCTGCCCCAGCAAG GCAGTAGACCCAGGCCTGCCATCTGTGAAGCAAGAGCCACCCGACCCTGAGGAGGACAAGGGAAAGGAGAGCAAGGATGACTCCGCCTCTGACTCAGccccagaggaggaggcaggaggggctggCACACCCGTG ATCACGGAGATTTTCAGCCTGGGTGGAACCCGCCTTCGGGACACAGCAGTCTGGTTGCCAAG TCTGCAGGGCAGGCAATCGGGAAGGGAAGATGGACATAAAGTGTGGGAGACCAAGGACATATTGGCGCCCACGAGCACGAGCTGGAACCCACGAGGATGGCCTGGAACCCATGTCAGTCTCTCACCACCTCCAACTTCGATGATGTGGGTGTCCTGCAGAAGAAGCTGGTGCCCTTCATCACAGAGTTAA